GTAAACCCTAGAGAGTGTCTCAGCTCCCCAGAGCCCCCAGGGCCTGACTCTTCCAAGGCACTGTCCAGCGCAGCAGCAGCACTGAGCACATCTTCAGGGCGGGGCGGTGGCAGCTTGGTTCCATTCTCTGGCCCAGGCTCAGAGGTTGCCCGCTGGATAGCCAGTTGTGTGGCTGGTGAGAGCTGCTTGGCATAAGCAGGGGCCAGCACCCGCTGTGCTGCACCCTCAGAGGCCACATAATCATCCACCAGCTAAGAACATAAAAAGAGAATAGCCTATTAGCCAGCTGCTTAGGGGGACCTGGTTAAGGATAGTTGAACAGAGAGTGGAAGGATGGGGAGAACCTAGCACAGTCTCTAATGGTCAATGGCTTGTTTCTCTGGGACTCCTATGGGAGTGTTGGGCATATATTTCTCATGTGTACAGGGCCTCTCACGTTGGGTCATTACCATAGGACTGATTAAAAGAACAAGGCATGTTTCTGATGCTGTATTTATGAGTAGTATTATGGTTTGCTCTTGGATATAAGAAGTGTAGCTAGGAAAATGTTTTGTCTAAAAGAGATTGGGAAAGGAAGTGATAACAAGAAAGGAAACCTAAGCAAGAGAAGGAGTAAGGGAAAAATGacagcaacaataaaaaggagaaataagAGGAAATTGAGAGTGAAGGAGAGAGAGATAAAGTCAAAAATCTCCAGAGAGGCTCCACTGACAGCTGCACTCACATACTCTCCAACACCTGCGCGGGGCCAGTCCTGGGCCCTCACCTTGACCCTGCCCTGGCCGCACCTGACAGTCCCTGTCCTGACATCTACTCAACCTTCTGTGCCCTCACTCAAGGACATACTGTgcagggaaaggaaggaggggggaggggagagagagagagaagaaaggaggggGAATTTCTGCAGCCAAGAAAATACAACAGTGAAAGTGGGGGAAAagaacacacacagagaaagacgCGGGGGAGGAGGCTGAGATTTATAGACCTGTGTGAGCTGCTTTCTGCGCTGTGAAATCTAATTCCATCCTGTCGGCTTGGAAGCCTTCCCTGCCTGAAAGAAACACAGCCCAGGGCATGGCCTGGCCAGGAACCCTCCTACCTCCCACCTTCCCAGTCCCTCCTCCCTCAGTCCCCAACCACTGATGGTCCTGGTCAGGCACAGACAGGGCCAAGCAGCAGTGGCCATTAGTCACACGGCTGTGCCTTCTGGGGGAACAGTGACCAACTGCAGTGTTACATTGGAGGGGGCCAAGGGGAGTTTATATATTCACTTCTCAGATCCAGCAGATGGACTGGGAGTTCCATCCCTCCCATCTACCCTGTGTGTTCTGTTCCTTTACCTCTTTACTGGGTGTCTGAGCTCTGCCGTGGGGGAAGTGCTGACACAGAAAATAAGGCGGAGGAGAGTTGACAGAcctcccctgtctctctctcaagtGGCAACACATCTCTGTTATTTTCCCATCTCTATAATCTCTATAGTTGCTCCATCTCCTTTCCATACTTTCATGTGTGACATTCTGCAGTTTTTACTCTGCCCAGCCAGGATTTTCCTGCTCATATGGCCctgaacactaaaaaaaaaaaaaaaaaaacctaaaatagaACAATGTACTTCTATGTCTTTTCCTGCTCACAAAATGTACTTGcttgcttccttctttcctttgccCTTTCTCCCTATGTGTTATTCTTCTTATTAATTtgtgattttctatttcttctcctcattttatttccttttctctggcTCCCCTCCCATCTTGCCTCAAATTCTCTCTCCCACATAGATTTTCCCCTTTCCACAGAGAGTCACCTTTCTTCTCTGTACCCTTTTTTCACTTTTGCTTCTCCCTCAACCCCACCTGCCTCTTTCCCTGCCAGCATCTGTCTGCTACTATCTTTGTCTTCTCCCTCTCACTTTTTCCTTAGCTCCATCTCTCTCTccacctctgcctccctcccctcgACATTCCCATCTCTCTCTGCACTGAACTCCTCTTGGCAAGCAGAGGACCCGTGATAAAATATGAATGAGCCGTCTGTGCACGGCAGGCATTCTCGCCAGGAGAGGCAGAGCCCATGAAGCAGCCGAGAGAGCTGTGGAGGAGAAGGTGCCATGCGGAGCTACtgagagggagggaagggcaCCCCGTCTCCACACACACCAAAAATGACCTCCTGCCACAGAACCTGATGGTCTAGGAAGAAAATAGGAGTGCTGACGATCCTTCAAGGCGAAAGAGATGTGGTGCTGTTGTTTTATCACGAGTCCAACAaaagtaaggtttaaagatggaaagaaaataaagagaagaaagagaaaaaaaagagagagagacaaggcCAGGCTAAGCACTAAGGAACAAGAGCACTCGTGGCCCTTTCCTGCTTCCATACTCACAGGGTTGAGCAGCGAGGCCCCATCGCTGGCAGCCAGGGCACATCTCTGAGTGGCTGGGAAGCCCAAAGGCCCAGAGCCCACCGCCGAGGCTGCTCCCAGCTGCCACAGCTCCTCGATCACCACCTGCACGCCGCTACTCACGCTGTCACACTCCTCTTCCACGGCAGACACAGCCTTGCAGGTCTCCCCGGGGCTCTCCTTCATAGGCCCGGGCTCTTCAGGTGGGGAACTCTGCGTACCACCTTCCCCGTCCTCATCAGGGGTAGACACTTTTGCTTGTCTTAGCTCACCCACTTCCTCCTGCAGACGTTTTAACAATTCATTGTTGGCCCTGGCAAGACCCAGAGCAGCCTCGGCCAGTCCCACTGCCTTCTCTACTCGCTGGTAAATGATATGGAGGAGCTGCTCTGAACTCTGAACTGCCAGGCCGTGTCCTGTCACAGTGATAGGGGTGCTGGGAGGAGGATGCCCGCCCTGCGAGCCTGTGCCGCCCCCGCTGGTCTCGTTCTTACAGGCACAGCAGCAGCAGGTGGCCTCGCTGCTACTGGGTGGGGAGAAGAGAATGGTGGCACTGAAGGACATGGCTGGCTGAAGCAATGGCAAGGCTGCTCACACAGCTGGACTTTCCCAAAAACGGTCCTGAATCAAAGCCGACTTCACACGTTTGGTAGGAAACACTGGTTTCTTTGGATTTACTTTTTCTCATAGAGGTTGGTCAGAGGAGCCTGGGCACTGAGCGGTGGGTTCTGTACAGTCACACAGGGAAGGAATGCAGAGTCCATGGCTCCCGGCCTCAGCCTGCAGAGGACAGATGCTTCCTTCTGTTTGTAGATTCTGTGCTCCCGCGCAGCACGCAGGGTGGCACACTCACCCTTTACCAAAGGGAGATGCCTATAAAGGCCTTCCTGGGGAACACAGTTTCAGAGGGAGAAGGCATTCTTCTTGAATCCAAGCACGGAACCCCCACCCCATGGTGCCACCATTCTAACCTAAGAACAGAGAGGGGACTCAAAAGGACCCACTGGCATCTGGAAAGATTAGAAGATTAAGGAAGAAAACATAGACCCCTCATCTCCTCACTATCTTACTGTAATAAAAATATTGCATTTTATTGCTTTGACATGATTCCTGAAGAAGTTCAGAACAGTTCACACAGATTATCTCATCTACACAACAGCTCTAGGAAATACATATTACTCTAGGTCCAAGGAGGAGACACGCAGGGAAGTTACATGTCTTTTTCAAGGTCAGAGGAAGATAGCAGAATCCAGTTATTGCTACTTTCAGGctagtgtttattttttttctgaaccgATAGCACTTACTGTTGACATGATGAATCATGATTCTACCCTCTATAATTTTCATACGGATGCATTCAGACTAAGGCTCTGAAAACATCAATCACTGCATCCCTCAACGTGTCACCAACGTCTCACTATTACATCATTAGTTCTTTTAGCGCAGGAGTAGGGGAATGAAATGAAAGGCTGGATAGGGGAACTGAGCTGGGATAACCCAGGATGGCACAGCCCCTGGCTTTCAGGGCTGTACGCCTAGGCCTCAGCCTCTGCAAAGGAAGCTCACTGTTCTGAACCCCCAGCTGGTAGCCAGAGAAAATGACCTCTGGGACCCCTTACCTCCCCCTCTCCTGCTCAACAGGCATGTCCACATATCTAAGTGCTGCCACTTTGCCCACATGACCAGCCCCCCAAAAAGGAGAAAGCAGAATATCAATGATAAACCAAACTGCATCTCTTTTCAATTACTATAGTTAAGCCACTAAACTACTCtaggaaaaacaaggcagaagGGGGTGGGGGCTGGTTTGTTCTCCTGAGAACACTCCAAGAAACTTAATAAATATTGTCATTTTCTAAGTGATACTTGATTATAGGGGAGAAAATAAAACCTCTCTGCCTGAAGCTTCATAAATGACAAAACCTTAAGATTGTCTATAATTTCCTTGAGAGATACATTTCTATCGTACCCTATAAATCATAACATCACGATTAAAAGAAGGGGAGGAGATTAGGAGCATTTTCTATATATTgaggtggtttgttttttttcaatcaGCAATCCCATTTCAGGAACAACAGTATCAGTGCCTCTGAGGCACTAAAATGTAAATCTGACAGCGCATTTTAATTACATTTGGTTACTAAAGAATAGTCTTTAATTTGCTCTTTCCACCCTTTATATCGAAGAAACAGCTTTTTTGTGCCAAATATTCACTTCCTGCAAGAACTTAAATCCATTTATAGCTTTCCTGCCATTAGCTTCACTGGAAAGCAGAGCAAAACCCAAAACTAAAGGTTAAAGCCAAATTAAAACTAAAGGTTAAAAGAAAGTATGAAGCGATTCTATGTCAATTTATGGATGAATTATTTATATATCTTTTTCCTTCCTAAGTAAGGACCTACACTGCTCCTTCAGATTTTTTACCaacatcattaaaaaagaaaaaaacaaggagcTTAATCTTAAGCATTATGctgtgagaaaaagaaaagttataTTTTGGGGATAGTGGACTATATTAATGCTTGGCAGCTAGGTCCAGTATTTGTAAAATCAGAAATTAATGTGCATCAGGTTGGGACCCTGAGTGGGTTGTTTAACCCATTTCTAGTACCAAATTGACAACTgtcagagtgttcctt
The window above is part of the Loxodonta africana isolate mLoxAfr1 chromosome 10, mLoxAfr1.hap2, whole genome shotgun sequence genome. Proteins encoded here:
- the C10H14orf93 gene encoding uncharacterized protein C14orf93 homolog isoform X1 yields the protein MSFSATILFSPPSSSEATCCCCACKNETSGGGTGSQGGHPPPSTPITVTGHGLAVQSSEQLLHIIYQRVEKAVGLAEAALGLARANNELLKRLQEEVGELRQAKVSTPDEDGEGGTQSSPPEEPGPMKESPGETCKAVSAVEEECDSVSSGVQVVIEELWQLGAASAVGSGPLGFPATQRCALAASDGASLLNPLVDDYVASEGAAQRVLAPAYAKQLSPATQLAIQRATSEPGPENGTKLPPPRPEDVLSAAAALDSALEESGPGGSGELRHSLGFTASQCRTRGSGQKNSRRKRDLVLSKMVHNVHNHITNDKRFNGSESIKSSWNISVVKFLLEKLKQELVTSPHNYTDKELKGACVAYFLTKRREYRNSLNPFKGLKEKEDKKLRSRRYRLFANRSSIMRHFGPEDQHLWKDVTEELMSDEEDSLNEPGVWVARPPRFRAQRLTELCYHLDANSKHGTKANRVYGPPSDRLPSAEVQLLPPELYNPNFQEEEDEGGDENGPVSPSFDQPHKTFCPDLNSFIEIKVEKDE